Within Homo sapiens chromosome 2, GRCh38.p14 Primary Assembly, the genomic segment tggtcttgatctcctgacctcgtgatccgcccacctcggtctcccaaagtgctgggattacaggcgtgagccaccgcgcccggccggctttttggttttttgttgttttttttttgagacccatcgcccaggttggagtgcagtgatgccacgagggttcactgcagcctcaacttcccaggctcaggtgcttctcccagctcagcctcccgagtagctgggactacaggcatatgccaccatgccggctaattttttgtatttttagtagaggtgggattttgccatgttgcctaggctggagtaggTTGTTTCTAGATGTTGCTGTTGcgaatgggattttttttctttcccaaaacaCGAGGATTTAACCTTTGCTTCCAGCCAACTTGCTGAATTCTCGTTCACCCTAGTCGTTTTTAGTTGCTCCAGTTGGAATTTTTAAGTAGActattatgtcatctgcaaataactTTTGAATCTTCCGTTTTCATttctacacattttatttattattgtatggTACTAGTAAGGCCCTGAGACTCACTAAGAGTGGTGTTTTggtcatctttgtcttgtttgtaattttaacaggaatattaagtatgatgtttgctgttgCTTTCCAAGGTAGAAGCATCCTTCTACTCCTGGTTAAATGGAAGGTTTATCTCAAATGGGCAGTCAACACTTCTTGGCAGTCCTACCACCTTTGTCTGGTATTCTTTCTTCaattttcgagacagagtctcactcttgtcatccaggctgtagtgcagtggtgctatcttggttcattgcagccttgacctcctgggctcatgcagtcctcctgcttcaccctcctgaatagctaggatgacagacctgcaccaccatgcttgactatttttaaaccttttttgtagagacaaattGTTTTGTCtctacagaacaaaaaaaaaacagccatcgtgcctggcctttgTCTGGAATTCTTGcttttccattctccccatgACTATTTCATACCTTTTTCTCCCTCCTCGACTTCCTACAGCTCCATTCCCCCCACTCACTCTTAGCCAATAATGGCCTTGACTAGGTGTCCCCCTTCCTAtcaaagcccttccttctacatgGGGTCTTGGTCATATCCTTCTTTCACCTACAGAGGAGCTTTCTACCTGTGCTTAGATAAATCCAGACACTTCACACTGGCATCGGCACATATGCTCTAGTATttatgatgttttgttttgttttgtttttgtttttgtttttgagacggagtttccctcttgttgcccaggctggagagcaacggcgtgatctcggcttaccgcaacctctacctcccgggttcaagcgattctcctgcctcagcctcccgagtagctaggattacaggcatgcaccaccgcatccggctaattttgtgtttttagtagagacggggtttcaccatgttggtcaggctggtctccaactgccaacctcaagtgatccgcccaccttggcctcccagagtgctgggattacaggcctgagccgctgcgcctggccgtATTTACGATCTTAAGAGAAAGGGCAGGAGTGTTTCCTTGACCCCACATTCTCACTTCCCTATACCTCCCATTTCCCTCTACTTCCCTTCATAGCTGTCCTTTTAAAATAGCCAGACTTGTTAGGTCCACATACATTGCATCTGATTCCTCCCTTCCTAGTGACCCTACAACCCACTCCAATCTGACTCCCCACAACCACTACCCCCACTTCTAATCTGCTTGAACTACTCCTGTCAGGGTCACTAGCACCTTTTGTAGTGCCAAATCCAGTAGGTGGGTCTGTGTTCTTACTGTGTCTCAGAAGCATTTGACGCAGTGGGCCTCTTTCTCCTTGAAGCGTTCTGTTCCCTTGGCTTCCATGCCACTGTGCACTCTGGCAgttctgcttggtgttctctacTGCCTGTGCTGCCTCCCTCGGctccttgatgttggacttccttGACATCCTTTTCCTTTCTACCCCCTCCCTAGGTGGTCTCATCTCCTCCGTGGCTCTAAATCCCACTCATACATTGACAGCTCTCAAATATCTGTATACCTGGATCTCTCCTCTGACCCCAGATACCTATATCTAACTGCCTTTCTACCTGAAGGCTCTTGGTTATGTTAAACTTAACACACCCAAAACTGAACTTCTGGTTACTCCCCTCCAGCCCCTTCATCCTCAGCTTCCCCATTTCAGTAAATGGCACAACTACCCACCCAGTTGTTCAAACCACAAGCCTGGGAGACCCCCGTCTCCAATACAAATGCAGGTCCAGATAATTCTACTTCCAAACTGCATCCTTAATCACTCCATTTTCACCATCTCTGCTCCCACTAGCCTAGTCCAAGCTACCAGCAGCTCTCGAGCAACTGTGAGAGCCTCCTAATCAGCTGCCACTCCACTTCCACTCTGTCCCTTTCTACTTCTTTCCTTACACAGCAGCTGGAATGACCTTCCACATCTCTATCCTGCATAAAACTCTTCCCTGGCTTCTTATTACAGTAGGATTAAATTCCATCTCCTCATGTTGGCATTTCAAGACCCAGCTACTAAATTTTTGATCCCAGTTCTTTTCCATGATCTCTCTAATTGGTTACTTTTCATAACCACTTGTTCTTGGGTCATGGATTTCATATCTCTGTTACCTCTCTGAGTTCATTAACCATTTTTCTCtcaaagtttctatttcttttctctattaaCTCAATTTCCTCTGGTATTGGCTATTTTGTTTGTTGAGTTTGGTTCCTTTCTTTCATGGTATTGGCCTTCTTAAATTGTTGGGTGATCTTTAGTTGTGTTCATCTtcaaattttctgtgaatgctatgtcttgtttatttttttattttattttatttatttatatatttttgtttgagacacagtctcattcttgttgcccaggctagagtacagtggtgcgagcttggctcactgcaacctccatctcctgggttcaagcaattctcctgcctcagcctcccaagtagctgggattacaggtgcctgccaccatgcccggctaatttttgtatttttagtagagatgggtttctccatgttcatcaggctggtctcgaactcctgacctcaggtgattgacccaccttggcctcccaaagtgctgggattacaggcgtgagccaccgcacccagccctatgTCTGTTTATTAAAGACTGCCTCCAGTGACTGGATTGCCAactggtggtggggagggagggaggtgtcaGTAGTTTTTCTCCTGGGCATGGGTCTTCCCAGTTTTAAATGTTATCAGTCTTCTGGACACTGCCCTGTTTCATTGGCCTGTGTTCTCTAGCCTCACCCAGGGATGGTCTCCTCTGCTGGCTGCCTGGCACAGGCCATCTCTGGATTGTCTCACCTACCCTACTTGCTCTTGCAGCTCTTCTAACACTTCGTGATTAGTTTATTGTATTAAATGCCTTCTATCGAACTTGGTGTAGAGTCTCTTTGCTTGGCTGGATCCTGAATAACATTTCTGAAACAATTTTATCCGTCAAcatgttatttttgtattttgtttgttcaaCTTATCAGATGTTCACTCATCTTGATCCTTGGTTGTAATTATGGAGCAACTGTgctgttttttctttaactttattttcactaacttattttctaatatttcttttgttctatCTTGTTTTGGTTTACTTTAATAACTCTGTAATACTTAATTTGACTGCTTGGCTCAGATACCTTTTAGTGTTCTTGTTTTCTAATAGGAACACTTTAAGGCTATGCATTTTCCTCTAGTACTATTTTGGCTGTATCTCATAAGTTTTGGGATATGGGctttttattgttattcattTCCAAATAGTCTAATTTCAATTAAGTTTCCTCTTCAACACAGGTTAGTTAGAAGAAACTGGTTTTTGATTCATGagtttttaatttccaattaGAGAATTTGGCTTTTTTGATTCCTACTTTtgggaatgtttttaaaattattttcttttttgttcttgttggaACCAGGATTTGAGCCAAAGGCTCTGTCTCCACAGCCCAGGTGCCTGACACTGACACTGAGTTAGGCCACACCTTACACAGGTCTCAGCTTGGCCACTAATGAGGGCTGGCCAACCATCTTCACCTCGCTGGGCCTCAGGATGATCAAGACAAGGGAATTGTACTAGTCTCTCAGATTCTTTCCAGctgtaaaaaacaaaccaacaaaaaatctAAAACCAAAATAACTGAGCTTCCAATCTAGGTGGGAAAGATCTAAGACTTGTACAAAGTCCTGCAAAGCCCAGAGGAGGGCGGTCACCCATCTGTTTGGAAGGATCAGGATTCGGGAAAGACTTCATGGAAGAGTTAGCATTTAAAATCAACTGCAGAggatcattcactcattcatttaacaaatgtttatttagcaCCTATCTGCTATTTTCTAATTGCTGAAGATAGCAGCAAAATTACTAtatatcaggttggtgcaaaagtattgtggtttttgccataactgcaatgacttttgcagcaacctaataaaacagacaaaaatccctgctctGTGGAGGGTAGGCACATAGATATAGTCTAGCAATTTGACAGCTTACCTGACTCAGCCAAGCTGCGAGGCACCACCTATTTTCCACTGAACTTACCTTTCTTTTGCTCAGGCGCTTCCTCCCATCAACACAGTCGGCGGAGACAAGGTTGGCTAAAGGAGATCCGAAAGCTTCAGAAGAGCACACACCTCTTGATAAGGAAGCTGCCCTTCAGCCGCCTGGTAAGCTCCGGGAGCTTCCCACCAACCCCTATGCCAccctcctttttttaaattttcccaggTATTAGGGACCCTACTGTCTCTTAACTAACTGGCCAAGGGACCTCTTTTGTAACCTGGTAGGGGATTCTTTTCTGAAAACATGAGCCCTCCAAGAGCACCTTGTAATTCTTTATGGAATTGATTTCTAACCTCTACTACCTTTTTAAAACTGTAGTTTTTGACTGTATAAATAGGAACTCTCTCGTTTGTCCACCTTAGATCCCTTTTCCTATCCTGGGAGATTGCCTCTCATCACCCAATTACTGGTGATTTCCCCATCACCAGTAAGAGATCCGCCAGTTCCTAAGCTCCCAGGAGTCAACACCTGCTCCTAATTGGGTCCTAAGATTAAGAGCcaggaaaaaataatggaaaggaaGATTCACTGGAACTCATGGAGAGCATCATTGTCCCTTGAATCTCTCTTCTGTTACTCCCTACTCCtactcctccccttccccactcctTCACAGGCAAGAGAAATATGTGTTAAATTCACTCGTGGTGTGGACTTCAATTGGCAAGCCCAGGCCCTATTGGCCCTACAAGAGGTAAGAAGGCACCAAGGCACAATTGGGTGAGGGCTGAGTGGGAGAAAGAGGCAGCCTAGAATTCTCCAGTGCTGACTGGAGTGTCACATGCTGAATCTGACCTCTGGAAAAGAACAATGAGGTAACCTCTGAGGGTTTGGAGGCTGGATTCTGCGTGGTGATAGCAGAATTCCCTGGCAAAGTTCAGTCTCATTCTGTGAATAGTTTCCTACAATCCTTTGAGCCCTCAGAGATTAAGTTTAGCAGGTTTCCAAAAAAAAGCAGCCCGTGGCCCTTCATCTGTGTccgtctttttctctttctgtctccaggCAGCAGAAGCATTTCTAGTTCATCTCTTTGAGGACGCCTATCTCCTCACCTTACATGCAGGCCGAGTTACTCTCTTCCCAAAGGATGTGCAACTGGCCCGGAGGATCCGGGGCCTTGAGGAGGGACTCGGCTGAGCTCCTGCACCCAGTGTTTCTGTCAGTCTTTCCTGCTCAGCCAGGGGGTAAGCTCATCCTCTTTCACAGGACTGGGGCTGGAATTTCTCAAGTAATTTCCTTTCTCCATCCATAGTCCCTTGTCACCTCGCCTTCCCTTTGTTCTCTAGTAAAGGTTGATCTAGTTTTGACTGCCTGGGACAATGTGGTTTGTGCCCTTTTGTGCAATGTTAGATAAAAGATATCTTTCTATTAAATAATAACCAGATGACCCTAATTTCTTttggttgttattgttgttgttttatttttataagacagggtctctgtcatcaGTGTtgccatcgtggctcactgcaactcctgccttggcctcccaaagtgttgagattacaagaaTCAGATGACCTCATTTTGATTAAGAGAAAACTTTCTAATAAACTTTCtaataaaagagaacactttctaataaaaactttctcttttttgattaaGAGAAAGTTTTCTTACTTTTGAAAATGGCTTGTTAGTAAGTGTGCTTCCTTAATTTCAGGGATGATACCGGGGACTCTCCAGAGCCATGACTAGATCCAATGGATTCTGCGATGCTGTCTGGACTTTGCTGTCTCTGAACAGTATGTGTgtgttgctttaaatatttttcttttttttgagaaggagaagACTGCATGACTTTCCTCTGTAACAGAGGTAATATATGAGACAATCAACACCGTTCCAAAGgcctgaaaataattttcagataaaGAGACTCCAAGGTTGACTTTAGTTTGTGAGTTACTCATGTGACTATTTGAGGATTTTGAAAACATCAGATTTGCTGTGGTATGGGAGAAAAGGCTATGTACTTATTATTTTAGCTCTTTctgtaatatttacattttttaccaTATGTacatttgtacttttattttacacataaggGAAAAAATAAGACCACTTTGAGCAGTTGCCTGGAAGGCTGGGCATTTCCATCATATAGACCTCTGCCCTTCAGAGTAGCCTCACCATTAGTGGCAGCATCATGTAACTGAGTGGACTGTGCTTGTCAACGGATGTGTAGCTTTTCAGAAACTTAATTGGGGATGAATAGAAAACCTGTAAGCTTTGATGTTCTGGTTACTTCTAGTAAATTCCTGTCAAAATCAATTCAGAAATTCTAACTTGGAGAATTTAACATTTTACTCTTGTAAATCATAGAAGATGTATCATAACAGTTCAgaattttaaagtacattttcgATGCTTTTATGGgtatttttgtagtttctttgtagagagataataaaaatcaaaatatttaatgaaaatggaCTTACTGTTACAGCATAGAGATTATACTGTACTTTTTGTGTGTTAAAAATAAGTTCTTTATTTGTTTGCAAacagccacaatttttttttcttttttttttttttgagatggagtctttttttttattgatcattcttgggtgtttctcgcagagggggatttggcagggtcataggacaatagtggagggaaggtcagcagataaacaagtgaacaaaggtctctggttttccgaggcagaggaccctgcggccttccgcagtgtttgtgtccctgggtacttgagattagggagtggtgatgactcttaatgagcatgctgccttcaagcatctgtttaacaaagcacatcttgcaccgcccttaatccatttaaccctgagtggacacagcacatgtttcagagagcacagggttgggggtaaggtcacagatcaacaggatcccaaggcagaagaatttttcttagtacagaacaaaatgaaaagtttcccatgtctacttctttctacacagacacggcaaccatccgatttctcaatctttcccccacctttcccccctttctattccacaaaaccgccattgtcatcatggcccgttctcagtgagctgttgggtacacctcccagatggggtggtggctgggcagaggggctcctcacttcccagaaggggtggccgggcaggggcgcccctcacctcccggacggggcggctggccgggcggggggctgacccctcctcctccctcccggagggggcggctggccgggcagaggggctcctcacttcccagtaggggcggccgggcagaggcacccctcacctcccggacggggcgaaCAGCCACAATTTAAACAAGATAATTAAGGGAGGTGGTTTTGCCTCTGGTGGAGTAGAGTATGACTAGATGAAAACCTTGCCCTTCTGTTGTAACTGAAAGCAATTTAAAAGATTTCCAGAGACATGGGAAGTGTCACCCAAAGATATGAGATCTGTATGTGATGAAAATGATTAGTGAGGGCAGACTActaataatgatgtgtcagtcAACTGAGTTCAGAGACAGATTAAAGAGATGCACCAAGTTctattgtttaataattttttttttcccgagactctgtctgtcgcccaggctggagtgcagtagtgccatctcagctcactgcaagctccgcctcctgggttcaaatgattctcctgtctcagcctccctagtagctgggattacaggcatccaccatcatgcctggctaatttttgtatttttgtagagacagggtttcaccatgttggccaggctggtcttgaactcctgacctcaagtgatctgtgggcctcagcctcccaaagtgttgggattacaggcgtgagccactgtgcctggctgggtttttgttttatgtatttttttattattatttttttaatttttaatttaattttattttttgtaggggcAAGGCTTTGCCgtgttgcctaagctggtttcgaactcctgaactcaagcaatctgcttgactcagtctcccagagtgctgggattacaggtgtgagccaccaggcctggccatatttatttttgagagaaaggggggtctcgctctgtcacccaggctggaatgcagtggagcaatcatagctcgttgcagcctcaaactcctgggctcaagcaatcctcccacctcgccctcccaagtATCTTGAACTATAgatgctcgccaccacgcccctgttttatttttttattttgtttttccctacTTTCAGGGTGATTTCATCAACATTCTTTTCTAACCTttcaattgaattttttatttctgatttcatgtttttaatatcCAATTAACTCCTTATTTtggtaatgtttcttttttatagtatTCCAATCAGTCagcattcacttaaaaaaaaaaaacagaaataactccagatattttaagcaaaaagggATTTGGTGGAAGGGGTTGACTATAGTAATGTCAGGAAGGCTGGTTGAGCCAAAGAGAAGAGGATGCTGCCCAAAGATCAGGAAGCTCCCAGTGCCCACCCCCACTGCTGCTCTGCTGGAAGCATAGCCCTGCCACCATTGCATTGAACTGTACCACTGCCGCTGAGCAAAGTCAGGATCCCCAACTCTGACCATTGTATCATGCCCGGCTGGCTCTGCAATGTCATTTTGATGTGTCTtcagtatggatttttttttttttttttctgagtcagagtctcgctctgtcaccgaggctggagtgcagtggtgcgatctccaactttttcagttttctttgataGGAGAGTGGTCCCAATGACCTTTTCTACCATTACTGGAAGTTGAAGTTTGATGTGTCTCTTGATATTCCCATACTCATCATTACTTAttgccattaaaataaaacaaaaataacttaaatgtaTTCAACATCAAACATAACACATGCTGTCATATATAACAATCAAGACTCTCATTTGCAAGTTTGGGGACCCCAACTCAAACTGACTTAAGAGGAGAAGGTTCATATAACTGAAAAGCCCAGAGACATTTCTGGTTTCGCTACAGTCAAATCGAAGGGCTGTAACAAAGTCATGAGATTTGGTCTCTCTCTTCACCCTTTGCTGCTTCTGTTAGTGTCACTTTCAGGCAGGCCTTCAGAACCTGTAAATttggcatgtcacatggcaaaggggaattaagaGTGCTAATCAGCTGACATTAAAATAGGgagatttagaagaaaaaaaggacaaagcaaAAAATGGGGAGAGTACCTTGGAATTttgggtgggcccaatgtaatcacaagtgcCATTAAAAATGGAAGAGTGAGAGAGAAGTGTGTTAGAGATAGGAGTAGGAGAATGGTCAGGCAGATGCAACATTGCTGGCAttgaagatggagggagagatCACAGACTGACGAGTCTAGGTGGCTTCTAGCAGCGAAGAGGCAAGGAAGCggattttcttttagaaactcCAGAGAAGAAAACAGGCCTGCCGATACCTTGATTTTTAGCCCAGCGAAACTTGTGTCAGACTTCTaaactacagaactgtaagaataaatttgtgttttatctaAGCCACTGAGTTGTtgctaatttgttacagcagcaataggaaactaatacaagtgGTTTCCCAAGGAAATTTGAGGCTTCTTAACAGGTAAGAGAGAATGTAGACAGGGCagacaaaaataacagatgtctACTATACCACATGTGGTGTTATGATAGACATTGGTTTTCGTCCACAGTTCCGGGCTCATAACTGCTATAGCCGTTGTTAGTTCTTTTGTTGTAATATTGGGTATGtgttaggcctcaggaaacagaatctctccttctcctgccctcctttcacctgccccaAGACAGGCCTCTAATCTTTCTCAGGCTTTCAGATTGTGGGTCTTAAGATCCTACCCAGAGAGGTTCCCTCTATACCCTGGGGGAAAGAATGCGGAGGTcctgaagcttccataaaaacccttGAGGACGGTTCAGGGAGGTTCCCGATACCTGAACTCggggaggttcctggagggtggcgccccccacaccccccaccccccacggAGGGCTTAGAAGCTCTGTGTGCATTCCCCATACCTCACCCCACGTGTCTCttcatctgtttcctttttttatgtttttcatgcattttttttattttttatttttcattttttttttttttagacagagtctcactctgtcacccaggctggagtgcagtggcgcgatcttggctcactgcaacctccgcctcccaggttcaagcaattctcctgcctcagcctcccaagtagctgggattataggcgtgggccactacacccggctaatttttgtatttttagtagaggcggggtttcgccatgttggccaggctggtcttgaactcctgacctcaggtaatccgcctcagcctcccaaagtgctgggattacaggtgtgagccaccgcgcccagccatctgtatcctttgtaatattttttgtaacaaactggtaaatgtgtttccctgagctctgtgagccactccaccaAATTAATCaaagagggggtcatgggaaccccaacttgaagccagtccTAGAGGCCCAGACTTGTGACCGGTTTTGGTGGGtgggcagtcttggggactgaacCCTCAACGTGTGGGATCTGATGCCATCTCTGGGTAGACAGTGTCAGAaatgaattagaggacacccagctggtgtccactgcttgGTGTATGGGGAAATCACCTCCAACGTTTGGTCACAGAAATCTTCTGCATGGATGATTGTTGTGCTGTGAGAGTGAGGAAAAACATGGTTAGAGTTCTCCCTACATACCATATGACGCACTGTGTCAcaattacaaatttttaaaagccagatggcacctactttttttttttttttttgccattactttcaatggcaacaaccgcaattacttttgcaccaacctagtaatATACTTTGAGCAGCATTagagttttattctattttatattctttggatttattttaatgCTGTTTACAGGAACTGAAAAGCtccattctttttaaaagattttctaatTAAAGTATAACATACATACCAAAAACACAAATGTATACAGATTACAATTTTACAGCTCAATTAGTTTTCACAAACTGAAATCAATGCATCTCAGAATCCTGCCCCGTTCTAGTCAATACTTACTCTGCCAAGGATAATTGTTATCCTGTTGTTTTTTTATATagacggagctttgctcttgtcgcccaggctgggtggggtgtgtggcccaggctggggtgcagtggcgcaatctcggctcactgcaacctctgcctcccgggttcaagtgattctcctgcctcagcctcctgagtagccgagattacaggcacccaccaccacgtctggctaatttttgtatttttagtagagacggggtttcaccatgttggccaggctggtctcaaactcctgacctcaggtaatctacctggttcggcctcccaaagagctgggattacaggcgtgagccaccacgcccggcctatcctGACTTTTAATACCATAGAttcattttgattattgtagTAAGTGGAATTATAGAGcatatattcttttgtgtttttcagtcAACATGTTtgtgaaatttatattttctcatgtgtttatGGTGTTAATTCTTACTGCTGCATAGGGTTTCATTGTGTGGAtatgcctaaattttttttttttttttttagtgaaagcaagtttattaagaaagtgaaagaataaaGCATAGCTACTCTGTAGGCAGAGCGGCCTATGCCTAAATTTGTATATTTCCATTCTATTGAACATTTGGATAGTTTCAAGTTTGGGGGTTACAAATATTGGCTACTGACTtttgcctcaaaaacaaaaaaaaaagagacttggagatgcatttttttggggggtttgtttgtttgagacaggatcttactctgtcacccacgctagaGGGCattggtgtgatcacagttcactgcatcctcgacctccccaggctcaggtgatcttcccacctcagcttcccgagtagctgggaatataggagcacaccaccacacctggctaatttttttttttttttttttttttagacagagtctcactctgtcaccaggctggagtgcagtggcgcgatcttggctcactgcaacctccgcctcttaggttcaagcaattctcatgccttagcctcccaaatagctgggattacaggcacacgccaccacacccagctaatttttgtatttttagtagagacgggatttcaccatgttggccagaatggtcttgatctcctgacctcatgatctgcccgcctcgacctcccaaagtgctgggattacaggcgtgagccactgtgcctagccatttttgtatttattttagtggagatgggttttctccatgttgctcagactggtctca encodes:
- the CENPA gene encoding histone H3-like centromeric protein A isoform a (isoform a is encoded by transcript variant 1), which codes for MGPRRRSRKPEAPRRRSPSPTPTPGPSRRGPSLGASSHQHSRRRQGWLKEIRKLQKSTHLLIRKLPFSRLAREICVKFTRGVDFNWQAQALLALQEAAEAFLVHLFEDAYLLTLHAGRVTLFPKDVQLARRIRGLEEGLG
- the CENPA gene encoding histone H3-like centromeric protein A isoform b (isoform b is encoded by transcript variant 2), producing the protein MGPRRRSRKPEAPRRRSPSPTPTPGPSRRGPSLGASSHQHSRRRQGWLKEIRKLQKSTHLLIRKLPFSRLAAEAFLVHLFEDAYLLTLHAGRVTLFPKDVQLARRIRGLEEGLG